ttctttaatgaaaataagtttttatagTTTGAAAAACAAATCATTTTGACTATACAATTGGATGTCCTAAgttcaaaattaacaattgaAAAATTATGCAACTTATATGTATGtgagaattttaaatattagtATGTTCAAAAGCCTAAATTTAGTTTCTCTCttaaaaaatttagaatttagaaaatcgAGTATTTGTATATTCAATTTCACCGATCTAAATCCAAAACTGATTTTAAAACTGAATATTTGATTCGAATTATTCAATTTTCATGCTgaataattatgttttaaaaccAAATatcaaatactccctcctattcaccttaagagactcatttgacttttcacggattttaaggagagtcaaaagtgggacttTAAGccttaagggtaggaaagagagtgatattatgggtttttaatgtaagggaggaaaattagtatgggtcatggagggtataattgaaaatagtataaagctactaagggcataaaagttaaaaacccataccaaaaataaaaatgaaacagtTAAAATGACTTGACAAAAAAAAGGGACATATAagctgaatagaagggagtattttAAATTGGACAATTATGGGCAAACATACTAATCACCATTCATACTTACTATTCATAGTCTATAGGATTTCTATCATTGGTGCAATTATCTCTAGTCTATTGCCACTTCCATTCTAGGCAATAGGATTCTAATCTTGTACTCTACTAGTACATTCATTATTGTGCACTACGCCACCAAATAACTCTACATCTTTACCCCTTTTTGATGAAGTATACttctattaataatttaatattaatttctctaattttttcaataatttataaTCAATAAGTGTGAtatgtaaatattaaaaataataataataataataataataataataataataataataataatataaataaaatttaaaaaggtaaattaaaataaaaaacttccATCCTATCAAAACCTACCACACAAGAATGATTTGTTAATCGATTACGATATTTTTGTAAATCAAtacaaaagacaaaaataataatatcaaaataaaaaaactgaaaaaaataaattaaaataataaaactctcATCCTATCAAATCCTACTATATAAGAGTAATTTGTTAACTGTCATTTACTCTCAACTTATTCCACTCTTTTTGGCCAACACTCTAATACTCTGAATGAGCAAGTATCTTTGTTGTGTTGACTTTTCCAGAGTTtgacttcttctctttctttggTCTTTCTTATAAAACCAAGTTGCATTACTAAACAACAAATACTTGCAGGAAAGGATAGAGAGGCTTAGATTGAGAAAGAATTGAAagagtaaaataaataactttcaACTCATACTAAGCTCAATAACAATGGCCATCAGTAACTCCATGGCTTAACTTTTTCCTCAAAGAAAACCCTGTTTTCCCCTTTTTCTTCAATACTACCCATTTGGCCATTTCTAACTTCACTAACAAATTTCAACTCATTAACTCAAAAACAATGACAATCCAAAAACCTACAAAATAAACCTTATTCTCAAttgaaatctcatatatatcACCTCATATTCTCcaaatatatcaatttttttgattaaaatccCCTGTTTTTGATTACTACCCATTTCTTGATTCACTTACAAATTTCAACTCATTAGCTCAAAAACAATGACCATTCAAAAACCCACAAATTAAACCTTATATATCACCtcatattttccaaaaaaaaaaaaaatcaatttttttaattaaaattcccTGTTTTTGAATTCTACCCATTTCTAGCTTCACTTACAAATTTCAATTCATTAGCTAAAATACAATGAGAATCCAAAAACCCACAAATTAAatccaaaaaaatcaaatcttttTGTCTAAAACCCtctattttttccattttcgccGGCAAAAATGTACCCACCACCGGAAAACCTACCACCATTATCAAAAAAGCCAAGGAAGGAAATTCAGATTCAAGGTCAAAGGCCAAGCCCAATTAAAATGAACATAGATTcacacaaaatcaaaaaaccCCCAACTGCACCAAAAAACCCTAATCAACCTCAATTTCAACCAACAAATAATCAACCCATCATAATCTACTCAGTTTCCCCCAAACCCATCATCGTAGATGCATCAAATTTCCGTTCAATTGTTCAACACCTCACTGGAAGAGATTCAACAGCATCGGAATCAAGTTTTGCCAGCGAAGTTCCTGTATCTCCTGCCGCAATATTTGCGTCAATTGAAAGAACAAGTCCAGGAGCTAGAGAAAGAAGAGAGAAAGGATTAAATCCTGATGATATTCTTGATATGATGAAGATCAGAGCGGAAGAAGCAGAAAACAAAATTGAAGAAATTGATGGGTTTTTTGATTTGGGTCAAATTCCAGGAATTTTGTCACCAGCACCAGCAAATTTGCCGATGATTTCTTCCACAATGTTTTCACCAGcaaatgaaaatcaattaggGTTTGGATTTGAGGGAGGAATGAATGATTTGAATCCATTTTTGAGTAATACAAGCTTTTTGCCAAGTCCTTCGGCTTTGTTTTTAAATGCTCctcttgtttctccttcaccttCTTCTCCATTTGGTGATCTTTTCAACATAtttgacttttgattttttttttttggggggggggggggggggtggggggGGGGCGGGGTGGGGGTGGAGGTTGGGTGAGTTTGTAATTTTGGCTTTTTTGGGGGGTAATTTTGGCTTTTTTGGGTTATTGGTTTATAAGTTTTTTTGGTGGGAGGTTGAAATTTGTATGTGGGTGGGTTGGGTGGTAGTGTAAATTAGTGGTACATGAGAAATTGAGTAGGGTAAAACAATGGCCCACaaatttatttaagaaatttatttcACTTTTTGGAGTTAGATTAGTATTACTATTTATTTTCGAAATTTCTGTtgatagtgatattttttttatagcttatttaataaaaaaaaagtatagtttacaaaaatttgtatatttatgTGTAATTTGTACTCTTAATATATAGAAAGGtcattcaaaatttttaaaatgcaaGATTTGTTGTATAAGCGTAACTAATTTGAATAAGACGATCATGATTCATGCCTAAGAGTATATGAAGATCGCTCATTTTCTTGAATACAATATTAGGAGTTATTTAGTGGAGTAATACAACAAACTAAAGCTATCATCAAATCTAAGTGAGTATGTGTATTGAGATACATGAACAAGTTTATTGACGGTATAATGCTTGAATCATTGAAGTAAACATCAAAGTTCCTTTGTTGATTATTCTCATTTATACCCTTAAAGGTAGTTGGGAAGTTGAAATTAGAAGAAACAAATGAAGTACTTTCTTTTTTTAGTTACACCCATATTGATTTCAGCATTTATATACAACTATTACCAAAATAAAACACTGATGACATcatcactttttaaaattgcTTATGTGTCACAACTCACAACCTCAACAAAAGTTTTCTCTCCAAAATTCAATGATaatatcattgttattatgactaataattatatctttgactttacTACTTTGTgcttatgactataatattattcatgttgattgattttttactttttaagttatatacttatattatttaatgtattagaaaaccatgtattttatttattgttttcaattatttataaatcttttcaattttatttattaaatgattatAAAATCTTAGTTTATACAATTACgtcagaaattttaataaaatcgtGCATCGCACGGGCACTATCTAGTTATTTACAAACCAAATAGACTTATTTATTGTcgttaatctataaattaaaggaaaattacTTACCAGAATCTAATCTTTTCacaattttcctataataatccttacttttgattaatcatgaataatctcattttGAGGGAATTTACATAGAACATCACTACCAAGTTATATGACCTACAAATTAGGTAATTGActtcaaaaattttttaaaattataaaagaaaatagaaattcTATGCTTGGCCAAATTGGCTagtaagttaattaattatttttgtatatttattaaGATCAGTTACAAGAAGTGCTAGAATTGAATATATATGAAGCACATACATATTCACTGGCCTCATTTGAATTAC
This genomic stretch from Amaranthus tricolor cultivar Red isolate AtriRed21 chromosome 9, ASM2621246v1, whole genome shotgun sequence harbors:
- the LOC130823813 gene encoding protein MKS1; this encodes MYPPPENLPPLSKKPRKEIQIQGQRPSPIKMNIDSHKIKKPPTAPKNPNQPQFQPTNNQPIIIYSVSPKPIIVDASNFRSIVQHLTGRDSTASESSFASEVPVSPAAIFASIERTSPGARERREKGLNPDDILDMMKIRAEEAENKIEEIDGFFDLGQIPGILSPAPANLPMISSTMFSPANENQLGFGFEGGMNDLNPFLSNTSFLPSPSALFLNAPLVSPSPSSPFGDLFNIFDF